The Populus trichocarpa isolate Nisqually-1 chromosome 11, P.trichocarpa_v4.1, whole genome shotgun sequence genome has a segment encoding these proteins:
- the LOC7454447 gene encoding CASP-like protein 2A1, with translation MEKRDKGSSPMATMMGSRDENEDVENTTRTAETMLRLVPMALCVSALVVMLKNTQTNDYGSLSYSDLGAFRYLVHVNGICAGYSLLSAVIVAMPRASTMPRAWAFFLLDQVLTYVILAAGTVSTEVLYLASKGDTTITWSEACVSFGGFCHKALISIVITFVVVICYAALSLLSSYKLFSKYDSPVLTYPGKGIEIATFHG, from the exons atgGAGAAGAGGGACAAGGGAAGTTCTCCCATGGCAACGATGATGGGGTCAAGAGATGAGAATGAAGATGTGGAAAACACCACGCGAACAGCCGAGACTATGCTGCGTTTGGTGCCAATGGCTTTGTGTGTCTCAGCACTTGTGGTCATGCTTAAGAATACTCAAACTAATGACTATGGCTCGCTTTCTTATTCAGATCTTGGAGCTTTCAG GTATTTGGTGCACGTCAATGGCATTTGTGCTGGCTATTCCCTTCTTTCAGCGGTCATTGTAGCCATGCCTCGAGCGTCCACCATGCCTCGAGCATGGGCCTTTTTCTTGCTTGACCAG GTGTTAACCTATGTAATTCTTGCCGCCGGCACGGTATCGACGGAGGTGCTGTACTTGGCAAGCAAGGGGGACACAACCATAACTTGGAGTGAGGCTTGTGTGTCATTTGGTGGATTTTGTCACAAGGCCTTGATATCTATAGTCATTACATTTGTCGTAGTGATTTGCTATGCAGCTCTTTCACTCTTATCGTCCTACAAACTTTTCAGCAAATATGATTCCCCGGTCCTGACCTATCCAGGCAAGGGTATTGAGATTGCCACCTTCCATGGCTGA
- the LOC7454448 gene encoding uncharacterized protein LOC7454448: MALNSQRWGYVRIITGTILGGVLGFYVMHRVEVSYKEKMKERLREYEKELKKKEELKQLEESM, encoded by the exons atggcgTTGAATTCACAGAGATGGGGTTATGTAAGGATCATAACTGGCACAATTCTTGGTGGGGTTCTTGGGTTCTATGTTATGCACCGGGTGGAAGTCAGCTACAAG GAAAAGATGAAGGAGAGATTGAGAGAGTATGAAAaggaattgaagaagaaagaggagTTGAAACAGCTCGAGGAATCCATGTag
- the LOC18109264 gene encoding probable glutathione S-transferase: protein MADEVTLLDFWASPFGIRVRIALAEKGVKYEYSEQNLRDKSALLLQMNPVYKKIPTLIHNGRSVCESLIIVQYVDDAWKGKAPLLPSVPYQRAQSRLWADFIDKKVFEITKKIWTTKGEELEGAKKDFIECLKLLEGELGDKPYFGGENLGYVDVAFVPFYCWFYAYETCGNFSIEAECPKIIAWAKRCMQKESVSKSLEDPKKVYEFVLELKKRFGVD from the exons ATGGCTGATGAGGTGACACTGCTGGATTTTTGGGCAAGCCCTTTTGGTATAAGAGTGAGAATAGCATTGGCAGAGAAGGGAGTCAAGTATGAGTACAGTGAACAGAACTTGAGGGACAAGAGTGCATTGCTTCTTCAGATGAACCCAGTCTACAAGAAGATCCCAACTCTCATCCACAATGGAAGATCAGTCTGTGAGTCCCTTATTATTGTTCAGTATGTTGACGATGCATGGAAGGGAAAGGCCCCTCTTCTGCCTTCTGTTCCTTACCAAAGAGCCCAGTCCAGACTCTGGGCAGATTTTATTGACAAGAAG GTATTCGAGATTACTAAGAAGATATGGACTACGAAAGGAGAAGAACTGGAAGGAGCAAAAAAGGATTTTATCGAGTGCCTCAAGCTGTTGGAAGGAGAGCTTGGAGACAAGCCTTATTTCGGCGGAGAGAACCTCGGGTATGTGGATGTTGCGTTCGTTCCTTTCTACTGCTGGTTTTATGCCTATGAGACCTGTGGAAACTTCAGCATAGAGGCAGAGTGCCCCAAGATCATTGCATGGGCTAAGAGATGCATGCAAAAAGAGAGTGTATCCAAGTCTCTTGAAGACCCAAAAAAGGTGTACGAGTTCGTTTTGGAGCTCAAGAAGAGGTTTGGGGTGGATTAA
- the LOC18103438 gene encoding LOW QUALITY PROTEIN: probable glutathione S-transferase (The sequence of the model RefSeq protein was modified relative to this genomic sequence to represent the inferred CDS: substituted 1 base at 1 genomic stop codon): protein MADEVTLMLEFQAGAPSSVRVRIALAEKGVKYDVYSEQNPRDEITNLLLQMNSVSKQLPTLIHNGRPVCQSLIIVQYVDDVWKGKAPLLPSDPYQRAQSRFWADFIDKKVFEITKKIXTTKGEKLEEAKKDFIECLKLLEGELGDKPYFGGENFGYVDVAFVPFYCWFYAYETCGNFSIEAECPKIIAWAKRCMQKKSVSKSLEDPKKVYEFVLERRKSKFGVD, encoded by the exons ATGGCTGATGAGGTGACACTAATGCTGGAATTTCAGGCAGGCGCCCCTTCTAGTGTAAGAGTGAGAATAGCATTGGCAGAGAAGGGAGTCAAGTATGATGTGTACAGTGAACAGAACCCGAGGGACGAGATCACAAATTTGCTTCTTCAGATGAACTCAGTATCCAAGCAGCTCCCAACTCTCATCCACAATGGAAGACCAGTTTGTCAGTCCCTTATTATTGTTCAGTATGTTGACGATGTATGGAAGGGAAAGGCCCCTCTCCTGCCTTCTGATCCTTACCAAAGAGCCCAGTCCAGATTCTGGGCAGATTTTATTGACAAGAAG GTATTCGAGATTACTAAGAAGATATAGACTACGAAAGGAGAAAAACTGGAGGAAGCAAAAAAGGATTTTATCGAGTGCCTCAAGCTGTTGGAAGGAGAGCTTGGAGACAAGCCTTATTTCGGCGGAGAGAACTTTGGGTACGTGGATGTTGCGTTCGTTCCTTTCTACTGCTGGTTTTATGCCTATGAGACCTGTGGAAACTTCAGCATAGAGGCAGAGTGCCCCAAGATCATTGCATGGGCTAAGAGATGCATGCAAAAAAAGAGTGTATCCAAGTCTCTTGAAGACCCAAAAAAGGTGTACGAGTTCGTCTTGGAGCGCAGGAAGTCGAAGTTTGGGGTGGATTAA
- the LOC18109391 gene encoding probable glutathione S-transferase — translation MADEVTLLDFWASPFGMRVKIALAEKGVKYEYSEQDLRDKSALLLQMNPVYKKIPVLVHRGKPVCESLIIVQYIDDVWRGKTPLLPSDPYERAQSMFWADFIDKKIHDLSRKIWTTKGEEMEAAKKGFFECLELLEGELGEKPYFGGETLGYVDIAFLPFCCGFSTYETIGNFSIEAQCPKIIAWAKRCLQKESVAKSLAEPGKVHELVMEIRKSLGFD, via the exons ATGGCTGATGAGGTGACACTGCTGGATTTTTGGGCAAGCCCTTTTGGCATGAGAGTTAAAATAGCATTGGCAGAGAAGGGAGTCAAGTATGAGTACAGTGAACAGGACTTGAGGGACAAGAGTGCATTGCTTCTTCAGATGAACCCAGTCTACAAGAAGATTCCAGTTCTCGTCCACAGAGGAAAACCAGTTTGCGAGTCCCTTATTATTGTTCAGTATATTGATGATGTGTGGAGGGGCAAGACTCCTTTGCTACCTTCTGATCCTTATGAAAGAGCTCAGTCCATGTTCTGGGctgattttattgataaaaag ATACATGATCTTTCTAGGAAGATATGGACaacaaaaggagaagaaatggaGGCGGCAAAGAAGGGTTTCTTTGAATGCCTTGAGTTATTGGAGGGAGAACTAGGAGAGAAGCCTTATTTTGGGGGTGAGACTCTGGGGTATGTGGATATTGCCTTTCTTCCTTTCTGTTGCGGGTTTTCTACTTATGAGACCATCGGAAACTTCAGCATAGAAGCTCAATGTCCCAAGATCATTGCATGGGCTAAAAGGTGCCTGCAAAAAGAGAGTGTAGCCAAGTCTCTTGCAGAACCTGGAAAGGTCCACGAGTTGGTTATGGAGATAAGAAAGAGCCTTGGGTTTGACTGA
- the LOC7454450 gene encoding probable glutathione S-transferase has product MASDQVTLLDFWPSPFGMRVRLALAEKGVKYEYSEEDLRNKSALLLQMNPVNKQIPVLVHNGKPVCESLIIVQYIDEVWKDSAPLLPSDPYQRAQSRFWADFVDKKIYDLGRKIWTKKGEEQEAAKKDFIDSLKLMEGELGDKPYFGGETIGYVDIALVPFYSWFYAYETIGNFNIEAECPKMIAYCKRCLQKETVSKALEDPQKVYDFVLMLMKKFGIE; this is encoded by the exons ATGGCTAGTGATCAAGTGACCCTGTTGGATTTCTGGCCAAGTCCATTTGGTATGAGAGTGAGATTAGCGTTGGCTGAAAAGGGCGTCAAGTATGAGTACAGTGAAGAAGATTTGAGGAACAAAAGTGCTTTGCTCCTTCAAATGAATCCTGTTAACAAGCAAATCCCAGTTCTTGTCCATAATGGGAAACCTGTCTGTGAGTCACTTATTATTGTTCAATATATTGATGAGGTGTGGAAGGATAGCGCTCCTTTGTTGCCTTCTGATCCGTACCAGAGAGCTCAGTCTAGGTTCTGGGCTGATTTTGTTGACAAGAAG ATATATGACCTTGGGAGGAAGATATGGAcgaaaaaaggagaagaacagGAGGCAGCCAAGAAGGACTTCATTGACAGCCTCAAGTTGATGGAAGGAGAGCTCGGAGACAAGCCTTACTTTGGGGGCGAGACCATCGGCTACGTTGATATAGCACTTGTTCCTTTCTATTCCTGGTTTTATGCCTATGAGACCATCGGAAACTTCAACATAGAGGCCGAGTGTCCGAAGATGATTGCTTACTGTAAGAGGTGCTTGCAGAAAGAGACTGTATCCAAGGCCCTTGAAGATCCACAAAAGGTCTATGATTTCGTTCTGATGCTGATGAAGAAGTTTGGTATTGAGTAG